Proteins from a genomic interval of Periophthalmus magnuspinnatus isolate fPerMag1 chromosome 11, fPerMag1.2.pri, whole genome shotgun sequence:
- the si:ch211-171h4.3 gene encoding serine/threonine-protein kinase SBK2 has protein sequence MTAATKLLDEMCLLTAQSLISMETAEHFQVLKMLGEGSYGRVMLAVHKKRGTPMALKFFPRESTSIVSFLREYNLSLSFCTHPSLTRALGIAYSTPSHYVFAQQASLFGDLYDVIIPEVGMEEESCQRVVSQLCGALSHLHSLGFVHRDLKPENVFLCDAACRWVKLGDFGMVKPRGTKVPEVWYSSPYCPPEAEVARGNVDCWSSGGGGEAGRGEERPKRVWVPVEPCTDSWALGILTYAMLTGSHPWSETASDCRSYLIYKEWFDSEKSPEDELDVWACGGEGQEQKNLGAPVAPQFSCFTPLACSYFQSLLDPRPKQRGQPADMLAFLGAEWMREAERERLAQERRKSRGAISNVKDLEGRSER, from the exons ATGACA GCGGCAACGAAGCTCCTGGATGAGATGTGCTTGTTGACAGCACAGTctctgatctccatggaaacggcaGAGCACTTCCAGGTCCTGAAGATGTTGGGAGAGGGGTCCTACGGGAGGGTCATGCTCGCTGTGCACAAGAAGAGAG GCACTCCAATGGCCCTGAAGTTCTTCCCCCGTGAGTCCACCTCCATAGTTTCATTCCTTCGGGAGTAtaacctctccctctccttctgcaCCCATCCCTCGCTCACCCGCGCTCTGGGCATCGCGTACAGCACCCCCTCGCACTACGTGTTCGCCCAGCAGGCCAGTCTGTTTGGAGACCTGTACGACGTCATTATACCGGAG GtggggatggaggaggagagctgtCAGAGAGTGGTGTCTCAGCTGTGTGGAGCTCTGTCCCACCTGCACTCGCTCGGCTTCGTCCACAGAGACCTGAAACCAGAGAACGTGTTCCTGTGTGACGCGGCCTGTCGCTGGGTCAAACTGGGAGACTTCGGCATG GTCAAACCCAGAGGCACTAAGGTCCCGGAGGTGTGGTACAGCTCTCCATACTGCCCCCCAGAGGCAGAGGTGGCTCGGGGTAACGTGGACTGCTGGAGctctggaggtggaggagaggcaggcagaggagaggagcgtcCCAAACGTGTGTGGGTCCCGGTGGAGCCCTGTACAGACAGCTGGGCTCTGGGCATTCTCACCTATGCTATGCTAACAGGTAGCCACCCCTGGTCTGAAACCGCAAGCGACTGCAGGTCCTATCTCATTTACAAGGAGTGGTTTGACTCTGAGAAAAGCCCAGAAGACGAGCTCGATGTTTGGGCTtgtggaggagaggggcaggagcAAAAGAATCTTGGAGCTCCAGTAGCACCTCAGTTCAGCTGTTTTACCCCTCTGGCGTGTTCGTATTTCCAGAGCCTGCTAGACCCCAGGCCCAAGCAGCGTGGACAGCCTGCAGACATGCTAGCATTCCTGGGAGCGGAGTGGATGAGGGAGGCGGAGAGGGAGAGGCTAGcccaggagaggaggaagagcagaggagccatCAGCAATGTGAAAGATCTGGAAGGAAGGAGCGAACGCTGA